The region tcatcgTAATATTAATTAGGTATTTTGAAATACCTACTTGATAAATAGCCTCATTCGTCTCTGTATCTTATGACAGTCTTACCCAGCTAATATTGTTATGAGGCTACTAAGTAGCGTAAGGAAGCACCTAATAGGATTACACCTTTGGTGGTTAGACATAAGAGAAGGTTTATTTAGGTAGGTTGCTTTATTATCCTggtataaatgataatttttttgaaattgtataattaGGTAACTAAGTACATACTCATGGTGAGATAATAGAAGTTGATTAAAAGCTTAAAcaagttatatatttaatataaattcttatgTCATAGAGACTCTTcagttttaaagttatttatattttaccgcCGGTCTTTTATTACGCTTCAATAAACGCCAATCTATTTCAAGTAGTGCGAGgcacattttcatataatttgccCATAATAATGGTAAGtttattcgtaatttatatatatattttattttattacctaccCTTCACAGGTATATGGCGCGATGTGAGATTACTTTAGATCGGAATAAATATCCTCTTTCATGCGTACTAAAACTACCTACTAATGAAAGTTAGTGTTCTACAAACGaccaaaaagtaaaataatagaatGTGCTAATGTTTCCTTTTCAAAcgtctttattttgaaaaacattattttgtcacAAAAAGCTGTATAATCCGCATCTTTgccatatttttgtatatgccTATAAAAAACTAAACGTTCACCTTTTGCGTTTTGACATTTCGTTAGAGAgtactatattttgtttcacaGACTAAAGAATAAGATTCAACTTTCATTTTAAAGTGAAATGTAATAACTACCTACCAGTGAAAAGTTTTCCGTAATAATTTCTTGTTCTTTAGTGAAAGCTTTCTggatttttaactaaatatcaattatattattcagcTGCTTTTGTGTTATTGTTGAAGAAGAGCTTTAGATTAGATCGTAGTTTTAGTCTTTATCTTAGTTTTTCATACAAGTGTTATCTATTGTGTATAGCATGGAATCAAATGTACATTTAGACTTAAGTGATGAGGAGGAGGAAATAACAGCAGAGACCGTCCTCAAAACATTACAAACTGCATGGCAAAATGAACGTCTAGCTCCTGAAATTCTCCCGCATCATAATGATATGGTCGAATGTATGTTGGGACAAATACAACACATGGagcgaaatataaataaattggccAAAACGGATTTACGTGCTTCGATTCATAAAATGGAACTTAATcggataaaatttgttatttgtaattatcTAAAAACTAGgctaaataaaatagaaaaatattgcaCACATACATTAAATGAAGAAAGGCTAAGGCTGGAAACTAGTACAAATTACCTAACACCAtcagaatacaaatacgcccaggactatttattaaatattgagaaTCATATTAAGtctgttatattaaataaagtgcCTAGTAACATGCAAGCTCTTGAAATGAACAAGATTGCTGAGTATCCAAATTTGCAGACACATGTATTCTTGAAAGCAAATGAGATGGTTAATGGTGTTGTATTAGAAGATCTTACAGGTGAAGATGAAGAAATAGATTTAGAAGGTGAATACATTTAAACACACTATTATATTAAGGCTTGCCCAAAGTAAAACGACATGCTTACCAATAATTCGGTCTCTTATCCCTAGGTCCATTGTAATCGCAGGTAAAAGAGTTACACCCATGTTTACAAACTTTAAACCATgagaatgaataaaaatattgtacttaaacacaagaatataccaaatgtttaacttatagctttcttgcagtcattttcggttagttgtaatctaatggcaaattttaagaattttccacctcgctgtcttttaaggctgattttagacAAAATAGCCCCCATAAAAGACTATGTTTTTAATGCATATGTAAGTTGAGAttctggagaagtttttgacctaccttagaaccacaaagtcacctgtttagttttttaatttaaagaagaaaatttaagttataataaatagaacttaagtttttcactttacaccaacatttccataattttaccccaaggggtgctctatctctggatctctgcttgacactactttctgggacaccctgtataatacaTGTTTTCACCCACTAGAGTGCCATTACTACTCAATAAATCATATAAAGGTTTTAGAAGTTAAATTTAATACCTTAAAAACGTAACAGTATGACAAGCAAATTTGTTGTAAAATCATACACAATAAGTAGTGTAACTTTTCATTACAAAGGAGTTTACAGAATCCTAATATTAAAAGTTCTGTAAATCAACTTGATAGAAGTGCAGATGTAAAGGTGACATTCATCCCTTCCAATAATACCATTTTAAtgtatatcaaattaatatataataattatcattcaaTTCATATgacaattgttaattgttttaaatttcattcacattttatatttgtcgTATGTTTCAGAGGGATCACAACATATTTTGCAGTACAAACCAATAGCGGACCTGGTGAAAAATGGAAAAGTGCAACTcgtttgaaatgaaattacacacaatatatataatttttctttaattcattcaaatacaaaagattatgtataaattgataTTCCTTTTAAGTTCTGACATTGTCACTCACTACTAGTAttgcctataaataaatataattctttgCTAAGATGTTGTATATTAAAGATAGGCCATACATAATGTACAAAAGTGTCCCATTGAAAAAGTAACTCGACAAATTCAATCTATATCTACTTGAATTTACATAGCAATGTATATAGATTGTATATCTCGACTTTTTGTcatgcaaaatattataagtcaATACACGATTAATTattcatgataatattatgaccTGCTTTATGaatcaactagcttttgcttgcgccTTTGCCTGCGTGAagattttccgaaataaaagttccacaatatatttttccgacatagaaagtagcgtatgtTCTCCCCAGGATCCCAAACTACATGTCTTCGTACCAAATGTAATtgaaaacgatttttattttttaattgtaacaattcaGTCATTCCTGTTGCGTAactttacgcagtgcacgcaacggaagaaCTCAGAAGGAATAGATTATCCcagtttttgcaatattttccgTTGATTCTATTTGAGTCtatttggtcatagcgtgatgttatctTGCCTATAATTGCTTTCtataaatgagctatccaatTTATTGGCAGAGCTAGAGGTTGTTTaaataaaaggtttattttatcgaacaaagtttaatataaatattctgtatAACGAATACAATATCtatgataataaaaacacatgcataaagaacaaaaaatacttcaataaGGATAATCCACATACTTatactaacaatatttattcgTATTGTAAATCTAGgtacattaaacattaaatatgcCTATTTTTGTTGTGACAAACATTTGgtccataaaattaatattataaaaacatgtaaaaataagTACTCAGTTTAACATGAGTACATTTTTAGAGCCTTATTTTTGTGACAGGATCATCACTTAAGCACTTGggaaactattatttatattaaacttacaTTATATTCACATCATTTTCGATCCTATGTTTCGAAAAATCGTCTGCAAGTCGAAACTCTAATAAAATAGTACAATAAATGCGACGGAAGTGAATTTACTCTTAAACTCGAAAAGAATTGCAATTACATCTAACATAATGTTTTgccttaatattaattattaaacttaatatattttaaataacagtgattaattcaaattatgaaTACTCACATAAAAGATCGTTTTAAACAATGCAGGAAAATGATTTTactggtatttttataataggaaCGCAAGTGGACACAGCAAGTACTGGTTGATATTGCCGTTATACATGGGTGTATTTGTCGCGCGCACACTGTTTTACGCCGGGCTTATATTGAAAAACATGCAGCTTGCAAATGAACCTAAAACCTTATAGTACAAATATGTGTCAACGACTCCGTGCAAgcaccaaaatataaaataagccCGACAAACACAGAGAAAGTGTATCCGCGTTTATACGCCGTTTCGGTCACTTTTGTACGcgtaaaactaaatattattcgGGGGGGCTAGTGTCCACCCGAGGGTCATTCCGCGTCGACATATTTGATGTGCTGCGCGTAGGCGTTACTGGCAATATCGCGTAAGCTTTGCTCAGACGCAGGGCCCAATTGTTGCACCATCTTGGTGAAGTGCCCTTCGGGGTTTTGTAATAATTCGTGTGGGTGTCCACATTCGACAATTGTTCCAGCTTCCATGACctgttataaaaatttacatgttTAGTAAaacgaagcggcgatagcctagttgggtgtggaacggactgcgaagacgaatgtccgcaggttcaaacctaagggcacacacctctgacttttctaaaatcatgtgtgtattctttgtgaatttatcgtttgttttaacggtgaaggaaaacatcgtgaggaaacctgcacatctaagaagttctgtataggaatttcgaaggtgagtgaagtctaccaatccgcactaggccagcgtggtggactaaggcctaatccctctcagtagtagaggaggcccgtgctcagcattgggcaagtatataatacagggctaatattattattattagtaaatgtTGGTTGTCGGTCTTTGTTTCTAGAGTCTGGgttttactttattacttaatgcAAACCGTAGATTGCTTTGTTTGCAGCTATCCTAAATACTAAATAACCAAACTCAATCAAGTTGGgactaaa is a window of Manduca sexta isolate Smith_Timp_Sample1 unplaced genomic scaffold, JHU_Msex_v1.0 HiC_scaffold_3417, whole genome shotgun sequence DNA encoding:
- the LOC119188374 gene encoding DNA replication complex GINS protein SLD5-like; translation: MESNVHLDLSDEEEEITAETVLKTLQTAWQNERLAPEILPHHNDMVECMLGQIQHMERNINKLAKTDLRASIHKMELNRIKFVICNYLKTRLNKIEKYCTHTLNEERLRLETSTNYLTPSEYKYAQDYLLNIENHIKSVILNKVPSNMQALEMNKIAEYPNLQTHVFLKANEMVNGVVLEDLTGEDEEIDLEEGSQHILQYKPIADLVKNGKVQLV